The genomic segment ACTATATTTAAGCTttgatttcaaaatttataataaaaagttatttaagaaataaagtgATCGTAAAAAATCACCCATTATGAATAACTATTTCAGCTGATATATTAGATTTTGTTGATTTATATCAGTCAATAAAATAGTGCTGAGATTTATACGCCCCATATCGATACAAACCGAGAtataggaaaagaagaaaatcttgCTCTTTGCTTTGGCTGACCTACGGTCCATTATATGCAGAAATAGCTGCATATTTTATACCACACAAACATATCACTTCATAACAAAAACACTTTCTAACTCATTTAACAATGTCAAAGCAAACAGAAATTTAGATGGAATAATTCAGACGATGCATGTAGAATGGATTAGCATCTGGGCACATTACAAAACACTTGTCCACTGGCAATGCGACACCAACAACTATCAACATGCGGCTCTGGAAAAGAGAACTCAATCCATAGATACCATGGACTAAGAACAGATGAAGCACTGtataacaataaataaataCTCATTACAGATGAAGCACTGTACATCTCAGCAGTAAATCAAAGAACAGAGTCCAAGGAAATAGATGGgaacattgtttccaccttgCAACATATACATAGCTCGTAACAGAGAGCTTGTAGTAGAAGAGAAGTTGCCATTGTACAAAAGGATGACTTTTCTTATCCACCGCATAGAAGATATATGCATGGTTCAAGAGAGAAGCGCCAAACCATGCAATCACCAAAGAGCCACTCAATCTAATCAACTGGATCTGACCTCATCAAGCACAATTTTGGTTTATTATTTGTAAGGTTCCTCCCTTAAAAAATAATGAAGGAACAAGTCTCACTGATATTCCACCTGTTGCTCCTATCATACATTCCTTCTGCATTTAGTCACTACAGTACATTGAGCCCTTCAAATCCTTAAACCACCATTGGCAGTATGAACCTCTAGTACCTTCTAAACAAGCTTCTTATGCCAAGAAAGAACATAGTCTTCAGAAATGTTTGGTGCCTCCTCCATCCCGAGAAATACTTTCCAATGACTACTTTATAACTGGGTCTGTGCTTAATGAAGTTATAGTACTCTGCTATCTTGGGTCTGGAATTGATTAACTCTTCTTCCAGACCAAGAAGAGTTATACGAGCCAGCACTGGAACAAACATTGTATCAGCTATGGTGAACTCATCACCAGCAAGATATTTCGTTTCATTCAGCTGCATTTCTGCATCATCAAGGAGTCTAGCCAGTTTTTCCTCGCTCTGTTTCACAATATCAGGATCCTTCAATTTGTCCTCTGTATCGTAGGCCTCTCGAAGCTTCCCATGATACACACTGGCCATATCTGGAGCTTCGGCCATCCGAGCAATCGCTACTCGTCGAATAAATTTCGAAACGAATAGGCGATACTTGTCTGGGACATGAGAGAGGGTAAAAATCTTGGAACTCCAGCCTTCAATCTTTTGCATCCATTCCATAACCTCATTACTGATGGGTTTATCCTCTCCATTTAGAGAGACGGTGAGTCTGTGGATGTACCTATAGAATCAGGAGGCACATAAGAGATGATGGCTCCCTCATTACATCTCATTGGCAAAATGACAGTCGA from the Phoenix dactylifera cultivar Barhee BC4 chromosome 14, palm_55x_up_171113_PBpolish2nd_filt_p, whole genome shotgun sequence genome contains:
- the LOC103701365 gene encoding glutathione S-transferase TCHQD isoform X2, with the protein product MQLYHHPFSMDSQKVRLVLEEKGIDYTSYHVNPLTGKNMDASFFRMNPTAKLPVFQNGAHIIFRAIDIIQYIHRLTVSLNGEDKPISNEVMEWMQKIEGWSSKIFTLSHVPDKYRLFVSKFIRRVAIARMAEAPDMASVYHGKLREAYDTEDKLKDPDIVKQSEEKLARLLDDAEMQLNETKYLAGDEFTIADTMFVPVLARITLLGLEEELINSRPKIAEYYNFIKHRPSYKVVIGKYFSGWRRHQTFLKTMFFLGIRSLFRRY
- the LOC103701365 gene encoding glutathione S-transferase TCHQD isoform X1; its protein translation is MHAYPSGDHDFECWTLSVITKHIDLCLVMQLYHHPFSMDSQKVRLVLEEKGIDYTSYHVNPLTGKNMDASFFRMNPTAKLPVFQNGAHIIFRAIDIIQYIHRLTVSLNGEDKPISNEVMEWMQKIEGWSSKIFTLSHVPDKYRLFVSKFIRRVAIARMAEAPDMASVYHGKLREAYDTEDKLKDPDIVKQSEEKLARLLDDAEMQLNETKYLAGDEFTIADTMFVPVLARITLLGLEEELINSRPKIAEYYNFIKHRPSYKVVIGKYFSGWRRHQTFLKTMFFLGIRSLFRRY